A genomic segment from Glycine max cultivar Williams 82 chromosome 1, Glycine_max_v4.0, whole genome shotgun sequence encodes:
- the LOC100305897 gene encoding uncharacterized protein LOC100305897, with the protein MVMAWKWIVRRTRESKPFFLAFATICGVVPGVIGYGVMQLTNTRNEKLESHLRTNARPESLMMGQVNKERLAEYLGELQRKEDTNDRYVAALRGETLTRKPYVRIQPIPEHIDTKANKEQKN; encoded by the exons ATGGTGATGGCGTGGAAATGGATCGTGCGAAGGACCCGCGAATCAAAGCCCTTCTTCCTTGCATTCGCCACCATATGCGGCGTCGTTCCGGGCGTCATAGGCTATGGCGTCATGCAACTCACTAACACCCGCAACGAGAAGCTCGAGTCACATCTTCGCACAAATGCCCGTCCCGAATCATTG ATGATGGGGCAAGTCAATAAAGAGAGGCTGGCAGAGTACCTAGGAGAGCTACAGCGGAAGGAGGATACCAATGATCGCTATGTTGCTGCTCTAAGAGGAGAGACTTTAACCAGAAAACCTTATGTGAGAATCCAACCGATTCCAGAGCACATTGACACCAAGGCAAACAAGGAGCAGAAAAATTGA
- the LOC100789971 gene encoding anaphase-promoting complex subunit 8 isoform X2 encodes MEEDELVDGDFYLLAKSYFDCREYKRAARVLRDQNGRKSVFLRCYALYLAGEKRKEEEMIELEGPLGKSDAVNHELVSLERELSTLRKNGKVDAFGLYLYGLVLKQKGSENLARTVLVESVNSYPWNWNAWTELQSLCKTVDILNSLNLNSHWMKDFFLASVYQELRMHNDSLSKYEYLLGTFSNSNYIQAQIAKAQYSLREFDQVEAIFEELLSNDPYRVEDMDMYSNVLYAKECFSALSYLAHRVFMTDKYRPESCCIVGNYYSLKGQHEKSVVYFRRALKLNKNFLLAWTLMGHEFVEMKNTPAAVDAYRRAVDIDPRDYHAWYGLGQAYEMMGMPFYVLNYFKKSVFLQPNDSRLWIAMAQCYETDQLRMLDEAIKCYRRAANCNDREAIALHNLAKLHSELGCPEEAAFYYKKDLERMESEEREGPKMVEALLYLAKYYRAQKSFEEAEIYCTRLLDYTGPERETAKSILRGMQSTQSNFPSMDVEHFPPS; translated from the exons ATGGAGGAAGATGAACTTGTAGATGGCGATTTCTACCTTCTGGCAAAGTCCTATTTTGATTGCCGTGAGTATAAGAGAGCTGCTCGTGTTCTTCGTGATCAGAACGGAAGGAAATCGGTGTTCCTGCGCTGCTATGCTCTCTATCTG gCTGGTGAAAAGCGGAAAGAGGAAGAGATGATAGAACTTGAGGGGCCTCTGGGTAAGAGTGATGCTGTCAATCATGAATTGGTTTCTTTGGAGAGAGAGTTGTCAACACTTCGCAAGAATGGCAAAGTTGATGCTTTTGGTTTGTACTTATATGGTCTTGTGCTCAAACAGAAAGGCAGTGAGAATCTTGCACGTACAGTTCTTGTAGAATCTGTGAATAGCTACCCTTGGAACTGGAATGCCTGGACTGAGTTGCAATCCTTATGCAAAACAGTGGATATATTGAATAGTCTTAATCTCAATAGCCATTGGATGAAGGACTTTTTCCTTGCCAGTGTTTACCAAGAACTAAGGATGCACAATGACTCTCTGTCAAAATATGAATACCTACTAGGAACCTTTAGTAATAGTAATTATATACAGGCACAAATTGCAAAAGCCCAGTACAGTTTGAGGGAATTTGACCAAGTTGAAGCAATATTTGAAGAACTGCTGAGTAATGATCCTTACAGGGTGGAAGACATGGACATGTACTCCAATGTGCTTTATGCTAAGGAATGCTTTTCTGCTTTGAGTTATCTTGCCCATAGAGTATTCATGACTGATAAATACAGACCTGAATCTTGTTGTATTGTTGGGAATTACTACAGTTTAAAGGGACAGCATGAGAAGTCAGTTGTGTATTTTAGGAGAGCCCttaaattgaacaaaaactttttattGGCTTGGACGCTTATGGGGCATGAGTTTGTAGAGATGAAAAACACTCCTGCTGCTGTGGATGCCTATCGTCGGGCAGTAGATATAGACCCACGTGATTATCATGCTTGGTATGGACTAGGACAGGCTTATGAGATGATGGGCATGCCTTTCTATGTGCTTAATTACTTCAAAAAATCTGTATTTTTGCAGCCAAATGATTCTCGTTTGTGGATTGCAATGGCTCAGTGTTATGAAACTGATCAACTTCGCATGCTTGATGAAGCAATAAAGTGTTACAGAAGGGCAGCAAACTGTAATGACAGGGAAGCAATTGCTCTGCACAACTTGGCAAAACTTCACTCGGAGCTAGGGTGCCCTGAAGAGGCTGCATTTTACTACAAAAAGGACCTAGAGAGGATGGAATCTGAAGAGAGGGAAGGACCTAAAATGGTTGAGGCTTTACTCTATCTTGCAAAATATTACAGAGCACAGAAAAGCTTTGAAGAAGCTGAAATTTACTGTACACGTCTTCTGGATTATACTGGCCCG GAGAGAGAAACAGCAAAGAGTATACTTAGAGGAATGCAGTCAACACAGTCTAATTTTCCTTCCATGGACGTTGAGCATTTTCCTCCCTCTTGA
- the LOC100811560 gene encoding protein DETOXIFICATION 49, giving the protein MCQLSSPSTLCESNEGHPNMPPTKIHEEPDMFVLLIPKPPTTTTFFEQGQNNQKPHKTHFSLALDEVKCIANIALPMVLTGLLLYSRSVISMLFLGRVGELALAGGSLAIGFANITGYSILSGLAMGMEPICGQAFGAKRFKLLGLAMQRTMVLLLLTCVFISFLWFNMKKILVLCGQQEDIATEAQSFILFSIPDLVAQSLLHPLRIYLRSQSITLPLTYTASLSILLHVPINYFLVSVLKLGIKGIALGAVWTNFNLVFSLILYIWVSGVYKKTWPGVSLKGVFSGWKSLLNLAIPSCISVCLEWWWYEIMILLCGLLINPQATVASMGVLIQTTALIYIFPSSLSFAVSTRVGNELGAENPKKAKLAALVGLCFSYGLGFSALFFAVSVRHVWASMFTSDAEIIALTSMVLPIIGLCELGNCPQTTVCGVLRGTARPKLGANINLGCFYLVGMPVAVRLSFFAGFDFKGLWLGLLAAQASCMFTMLIVLARTNWEGQVQRAKELTSSSDSSEEEEEQDQKCLFSSGATKECSHSDSLV; this is encoded by the coding sequence ATGTGCCAGTTATCATCTCCCTCCACTCTGTGTGAAAGCAATGAGGGCCATCCAAACATGCCCCCAACCAAAATTCATGAGGAGCCTGACATGTTCGTCCTTTTGATCCCCAaacccccaacaacaacaacattctTCGAACAAGGCCAAAATAACCAAAAGCCCCATAAAACCCATTTTTCCCTCGCCCTCGACGAAGTCAAATGCATAGCCAACATAGCATTACCCATGGTGCTAACCGGGTTACTACTCTATTCTCGCTCCGTAATCTCCATGCTCTTCCTCGGTCGCGTCGGTGAGCTCGCCTTAGCTGGTGGCTCTCTCGCCATTGGATTCGCCAACATCACGGGCTATTCTATTCTCTCGGGCCTCGCCATGGGCATGGAGCCCATTTGCGGCCAGGCTTTCGGGGCCAAAAGGTTCAAACTTTTGGGCCTCGCGATGCAGAGGACAATGGTCTTGCTTCTTCTAACTTGTGTTTTTATATCATTCTTGTGgttcaacatgaagaaaatattGGTCCTGTGTGGCCAACAAGAAGACATCGCCACCGAAGCTCAATCTTTCATACTATTTTCAATTCCCGATCTTGTAGCACAATCATTGCTACACCCTTTGAGAATCTACTTAAGAAGTCAATCTATAACCCTGCCTCTCACATACACTGCCTCTCTGTCTATTCTCCTTCACGTCCCCATCAACTACTTccttgtctctgtgcttaagcTTGGAATCAAAGGCATTGCCTTAGGCGCTGTTTGGACGAATTTCAACCTCGTCTTTTCGTTGATTCTCTACATCTGGGTCTCCGGCGTATACAAGAAAACATGGCCCGGTGTTTCGTTGAAGGGCGTCTTCAGCGGTTGGAAATCGCTTTTGAATCTTGCAATTCCAAGTTGCATTTCCGTTTGCCTGGAGTGGTGGTGGtacgaaatcatgattttacTATGCGGGTTATTGATTAATCCCCAAGCAACGGTTGCATCAATGGGTGTTCTGATTCAAACCACTGCTCTGATATACATTTTCCCATCTTCCCTAAGCTTTGCCGTTTCCACACGTGTTGGAAATGAACTGGGTGCGGAGAATCCCAAAAAGGCAAAACTTGCAGCCCTCGTGGGGTTATGTTTCAGTTACGGTTTGGGTTTCTCGGCTTTGTTTTTCGCAGTTTCGGTGAGGCACGTGTGGGCTTCGATGTTCACAAGTGACGCGGAGATCATTGCTTTGACATCGATGGTGTTGCCCATCATTGGACTATGTGAACTTGGAAATTGTCCGCAAACAACGGTTTGCGGCGTTTTGAGGGGAACCGCAAGGCCCAAGTTGGGAGCGAATATAAATTTGGGTTGCTTCTATCTAGTGGGAATGCCCGTTGCGGTGAGGTTGAGTTTCTTTGCCGGCTTTGATTTCAAAGGCTTGTGGCTTGGTTTATTGGCAGCTCAAGCCTCTTGTATGTTCACCATGCTAATTGTGTTGGCTCGAACCAATTGGGAGGGTCAAGTTCAAAGAGCCAAAGAACTCACATCATCGTCTGATTCTagtgaggaggaggaggaacaaGATCAGAAATGCTTGTTCAGTTCGGGCGCCACAAAGGAATGCTCTCATTCTGATTCATTAGTTTGA
- the LOC100789971 gene encoding anaphase-promoting complex subunit 8 isoform X1 has product MSSKESCRSELRIAIRQLSDRCLYCASKWAAEQLVGIEQDPAKFTPSNTRFQRGSSSIRRKYKTHEIAGTPSAGVSYVATPVMEEDELVDGDFYLLAKSYFDCREYKRAARVLRDQNGRKSVFLRCYALYLAGEKRKEEEMIELEGPLGKSDAVNHELVSLERELSTLRKNGKVDAFGLYLYGLVLKQKGSENLARTVLVESVNSYPWNWNAWTELQSLCKTVDILNSLNLNSHWMKDFFLASVYQELRMHNDSLSKYEYLLGTFSNSNYIQAQIAKAQYSLREFDQVEAIFEELLSNDPYRVEDMDMYSNVLYAKECFSALSYLAHRVFMTDKYRPESCCIVGNYYSLKGQHEKSVVYFRRALKLNKNFLLAWTLMGHEFVEMKNTPAAVDAYRRAVDIDPRDYHAWYGLGQAYEMMGMPFYVLNYFKKSVFLQPNDSRLWIAMAQCYETDQLRMLDEAIKCYRRAANCNDREAIALHNLAKLHSELGCPEEAAFYYKKDLERMESEEREGPKMVEALLYLAKYYRAQKSFEEAEIYCTRLLDYTGPERETAKSILRGMQSTQSNFPSMDVEHFPPS; this is encoded by the exons ATGAGTTCCAAAGAGAGTTGCAGAAGTGAACTTCGCATTGCGATCCGCCAACTCAGTGATCGATGTCTCTACTGTGCTTCTAAATG GGCGGCAGAGCAGTTGGTGGGTATTGAGCAAGACCCTGCGAAGTTCACTCCCTCGAACACGAGATTTCAGCGTGGGAGTTCGAGCATTCGCAGGAAATACAAGACTCATGAGATCGCGGGGACCCCAAGCGCGGGTGTTTCGTATGTTGCCACACCTGTGATGGAGGAAGATGAACTTGTAGATGGCGATTTCTACCTTCTGGCAAAGTCCTATTTTGATTGCCGTGAGTATAAGAGAGCTGCTCGTGTTCTTCGTGATCAGAACGGAAGGAAATCGGTGTTCCTGCGCTGCTATGCTCTCTATCTG gCTGGTGAAAAGCGGAAAGAGGAAGAGATGATAGAACTTGAGGGGCCTCTGGGTAAGAGTGATGCTGTCAATCATGAATTGGTTTCTTTGGAGAGAGAGTTGTCAACACTTCGCAAGAATGGCAAAGTTGATGCTTTTGGTTTGTACTTATATGGTCTTGTGCTCAAACAGAAAGGCAGTGAGAATCTTGCACGTACAGTTCTTGTAGAATCTGTGAATAGCTACCCTTGGAACTGGAATGCCTGGACTGAGTTGCAATCCTTATGCAAAACAGTGGATATATTGAATAGTCTTAATCTCAATAGCCATTGGATGAAGGACTTTTTCCTTGCCAGTGTTTACCAAGAACTAAGGATGCACAATGACTCTCTGTCAAAATATGAATACCTACTAGGAACCTTTAGTAATAGTAATTATATACAGGCACAAATTGCAAAAGCCCAGTACAGTTTGAGGGAATTTGACCAAGTTGAAGCAATATTTGAAGAACTGCTGAGTAATGATCCTTACAGGGTGGAAGACATGGACATGTACTCCAATGTGCTTTATGCTAAGGAATGCTTTTCTGCTTTGAGTTATCTTGCCCATAGAGTATTCATGACTGATAAATACAGACCTGAATCTTGTTGTATTGTTGGGAATTACTACAGTTTAAAGGGACAGCATGAGAAGTCAGTTGTGTATTTTAGGAGAGCCCttaaattgaacaaaaactttttattGGCTTGGACGCTTATGGGGCATGAGTTTGTAGAGATGAAAAACACTCCTGCTGCTGTGGATGCCTATCGTCGGGCAGTAGATATAGACCCACGTGATTATCATGCTTGGTATGGACTAGGACAGGCTTATGAGATGATGGGCATGCCTTTCTATGTGCTTAATTACTTCAAAAAATCTGTATTTTTGCAGCCAAATGATTCTCGTTTGTGGATTGCAATGGCTCAGTGTTATGAAACTGATCAACTTCGCATGCTTGATGAAGCAATAAAGTGTTACAGAAGGGCAGCAAACTGTAATGACAGGGAAGCAATTGCTCTGCACAACTTGGCAAAACTTCACTCGGAGCTAGGGTGCCCTGAAGAGGCTGCATTTTACTACAAAAAGGACCTAGAGAGGATGGAATCTGAAGAGAGGGAAGGACCTAAAATGGTTGAGGCTTTACTCTATCTTGCAAAATATTACAGAGCACAGAAAAGCTTTGAAGAAGCTGAAATTTACTGTACACGTCTTCTGGATTATACTGGCCCG GAGAGAGAAACAGCAAAGAGTATACTTAGAGGAATGCAGTCAACACAGTCTAATTTTCCTTCCATGGACGTTGAGCATTTTCCTCCCTCTTGA